The sequence ACTAAAAAACTGGTGTTGATCCACGGCGGGCAAATCTGGGTCACCAGCCAAGGAGAAGGCCAAGGAAGCACATTTCATTTTACACTTCAGGTTTAAAGCAGGAGGATGGTTGGTGGAAAGAAACAAAATCTTAATCGTTGATGATGAAGAAAGAAATATCAAATTGCTGAAAGCCTATCTGGTAACCGAGCAATATGAGATTGCAGCAGCGTCAAACGGGGAAGACGCTCTTGAAATGGTGACAGATTTCAATCCGGACCTGATTTTGCTTGATGTAATGATGCCCGGAATTGATGGGTTTGAGGTATGTAAACGATTGAAGCGGGACGATCATACGCTGATGATTCCCGTGATTATGGTCACCGCCTTAAGCGGAAAAAAAGAGCGTATCAGGGCATTGGAAGTCGGAGTGGATGATTTCCTGAGTAAACCGGTGAATCGAATCGAGCTTATGGTACGCGTTAAATCTCTGCTTCGCATCAAGTCTTATCATGATCAACTGCTCAACAGTTACCAGGAGCTGGCACTGAAAAACAATAAGTTAAAGGAATTGGAGAGTGTTCGAGAAGGATTAACCCATATGATCGTCCATGACTTAAACAATCCGCTCACCGCCATCCTGGGAAATCTTGAGATTATCAAGTTTGAAAACCTAACAGAAATCCAGCTCGATGGGATTGAAAAATGTCTCAACTATTGTGCAGATATCCGGCAGCTGATTCAAGGCATCCTTGACGTCAATAAGATGGAGAAAGGAAAACTGCAGCCGCAAAAAGAACTGGTCAATATGACAGAAATGTTGGCCGGCCTAATGGAGCAGTTCATGTCGCGTGCCAAGATGGATCAGATATCGCTGGCGTTTTTCAATTCCGAAGATGTTCCTGCTGTTAGGATCGATCCAAACTTGATTAAGAGAGTGATTGCAAATCTTCTGTCCAACGCGATCAGGCATTCACCTGAAGGAGAAAAGATAGAGGTTACCACCGGTTTTCTTGCTGAAGAAAGAAGTATCATTTTTAGTGTAAAAGATAACGGGAACGGCCTGGCGGCGGAATACCACCACAGGGTTTTCGATAAATTTGAACAGGTGAAACTCAAAAACTCAGGAGTCAAATCCGGAACAGGCGGTTTGGGTCTAGCTTTCTGCAAAATGGCCGTTGACGCGCATGGTGGAAAAATTTGGGTAGAAAGCGAGGGAAACGGTGATGGATCCACCTTTTCTTTTACCATACCGCTGGAGGCTTAGCACAATCTTGAACTGACTGAGCTGTTTTTATGGGCAACCGTGTTATTGCAAAAGTAAACACCACTGGAAATTGTGGTTCTATTCCATTATGCCTCTAAGGCTAAATCGAATCACTGCAAACGATACACTTGATCTCCACCAGTCCTCCTTTTGGAAGAGCGCTGACCTCAATTGCAGCCCGTGCCGGTCGGTGCTGTGAAAAATACTTTTCATAGATCCCGTTAAACTCGACAAAATCTCCCATATCCGTAAGAAAGACATCCACAGCAACAACCTGGCCAAGATCATATCCTGCAGCCAGCACAATTTGTTTGACATTCTCCATGGCCTGGTGTGCCTGGGAGGCAAGATCCGAACCTGCAAATTCACCTGTTTTCGGGTCCAACCCGAGCTGCCCGCTGACAAAAAGCCAGTTGCCTGCAACGATCCCCTGTGAATAAGGACCGACAGCTCCTGGGGCCCGGTCTGTTGTAATGACTTTATGTGCCATAAAAAATCCTCCTGTTAAACCGTCTATACTGGTTTTTTCCCATACTGTTTCTCATACACGCCTTTTCCCTGGCAGCACAGTTGATGAGAGTTGACCTCCATTGCTTTAACTGTTATTTTAGCTGTATACGTTGACGGTGTCAAATCAGAAAACTAAGAACCGGAAAATTAACCTAAAAAAATTGCTCCCATAACTGGAGATAAGCTTTGGCGTAGAAATATAATTATGAAATATGTAGATATAGATAAATTAGACGAGTTGCCCGGTAAAAAACTTGAAGATGGGGATAATTTTCAATTTCAATGCCATTCAAAGCTTGACTGCTTCAACCTGTGTTGTCGCAACCTTAACCTTTATCTCTATCCTTACGATGTGATCCGGTTGAAAAACCGGCTGGGGATTTCTTCTGATGAGTTTTTGGATAAATATGTCGACATGGTCATGCGCGAGACCAGCTTTTTCCCGGAAGTCCTTTTGCACATGTCGGAAGATGATGAGAAGACCTGTCCTTTTCTAACAAAATCGGGCTGCACCGTGTATCCTGATCGGCCCGACGCCTGCCGCATGTTTCCACTGGAACAGGGATCTCTTTATGATGCTGAAACGAAAAAAGCGAAAGCGGTTTATTTTTTCAGACCGCCGGATTTTTGCTTGGGACAGCATGAGAAAAAAAAATGGACCCCCCAAGCATGGAAAGATGATCAGAATGCGGTTGTGTACAATGAGATGACCGGAAGATGGGCCAAAGTAAAGCGGCTGTTTCAGACTGATCCATGGGGTGGCGAAGGACCACAGGGTCCAAAGGCAAAAATGGCTTTCATGGCCACCTACAATATCGACCGGTTTTCCGACTTTGTGTTTAACAGCAGCTTTTTAAAAAGGTACAAGGTGAAATCGGCCCTTCTCAAAAAAATTAAAGCGGATGATACCCAGCTGATGAAGTTCGGCTTTGAGTGGGTGAAATACTTCATCTGGGGAATCAAAACCAAGTATATACGGCCAATGAAATAATTGAGGGATCGGGGAGTTTCTTATCAATGGCCTTTTCTGTGAACCGATTGAGCTTTAATGATTGTTATACCGCTTGCCATAAATATGTACCGAAATATGGAATTGCGGTATAAGTGGTTGTAGAAAAAAACGTTTCGATAACGGAACGTTTTTTTGACAACCACTATAGTGGCTCGTCCAGAGAGGCTCCCATTTGCCCGTATCAGTCTTAACAATATTTTCGAGAAACCGGCGTCCGGTCCGCCTAGGCGGACTGAGATCCGATTTGAACCAGCCCCAGGGGACAGAACCCCACGGCAGCGTTGATCGTCTCTGCCTGTATGGATTTAACTGAGAAGATAGGGGGCGTGTACAGAGTGATGGACTTATTTGTTAAGACTGATACGGGCAAATGGGAGCCTCTCCGGACGAACTGAGTAGAGATTGAAAAACTCTCCGACACCTCAAAAAATTCACCGCACTAGATATTTTCCGCCCCTTTCGGCATGGGCACCATCTTTTCCCCGCCCAACACATACCCTCCATCAAGCCTTAGCACACTTCCGGTCATAAATGGTGCATCCTTGATAATAAAGAGAGTTGTTTTAACCACATCCTCAATGGTTCCGTTTCGTTGAAGCAGGGTATGATCGATGATGGCCTGTTTCTGGTCATCAGTCAAAAGCCCCCATCCCCGGGTTTTTTCCCCGTGCCTGGTTTCAACCATACCGAGCATAATCTCATTTACCCTGACCTCCGGTGCCCCCAGCCTGGCCCATGTTTCGGTTAACAGAGAGATTCCCCGGTTTGCGGCAGAATATCCTTCGTTGAAAATGTACCCGGCAGGACCACACCTGCCTGTCATTCCGGCAATAGAGGAAAAATTTACCACAACACCGTTAGCTGATTTTTTAAGAAAAGGCAGGGCCGCATCAAAAACCCATCTTTTTGAGCGGAGGGTGGTTTCCATTTCAAGGTCCCACTGCTCTTTTACGTATGGCCCGTGGACCACCGGCCACCCCCCGCGTTCGATATTGTTGATGAGAATATCCAGGCGCCCGAAATGATCCATAATTTTTTGAATAAGCCCGTGGATTTCAGCGGTTCTTAAAAGATCTAGTCTCATAATCAGA comes from Thermodesulfobacteriota bacterium and encodes:
- a CDS encoding response regulator is translated as MERNKILIVDDEERNIKLLKAYLVTEQYEIAAASNGEDALEMVTDFNPDLILLDVMMPGIDGFEVCKRLKRDDHTLMIPVIMVTALSGKKERIRALEVGVDDFLSKPVNRIELMVRVKSLLRIKSYHDQLLNSYQELALKNNKLKELESVREGLTHMIVHDLNNPLTAILGNLEIIKFENLTEIQLDGIEKCLNYCADIRQLIQGILDVNKMEKGKLQPQKELVNMTEMLAGLMEQFMSRAKMDQISLAFFNSEDVPAVRIDPNLIKRVIANLLSNAIRHSPEGEKIEVTTGFLAEERSIIFSVKDNGNGLAAEYHHRVFDKFEQVKLKNSGVKSGTGGLGLAFCKMAVDAHGGKIWVESEGNGDGSTFSFTIPLEA
- a CDS encoding RidA family protein, encoding MAHKVITTDRAPGAVGPYSQGIVAGNWLFVSGQLGLDPKTGEFAGSDLASQAHQAMENVKQIVLAAGYDLGQVVAVDVFLTDMGDFVEFNGIYEKYFSQHRPARAAIEVSALPKGGLVEIKCIVCSDSI
- a CDS encoding YkgJ family cysteine cluster protein; this translates as MKYVDIDKLDELPGKKLEDGDNFQFQCHSKLDCFNLCCRNLNLYLYPYDVIRLKNRLGISSDEFLDKYVDMVMRETSFFPEVLLHMSEDDEKTCPFLTKSGCTVYPDRPDACRMFPLEQGSLYDAETKKAKAVYFFRPPDFCLGQHEKKKWTPQAWKDDQNAVVYNEMTGRWAKVKRLFQTDPWGGEGPQGPKAKMAFMATYNIDRFSDFVFNSSFLKRYKVKSALLKKIKADDTQLMKFGFEWVKYFIWGIKTKYIRPMK
- a CDS encoding SDR family oxidoreductase, which codes for MESPTSNIKAKSGIRGKVALVLGAIKGIGKGIGLALANEGVKVALTYFDWEESLDEMKNDFARTGTEHLIMRLDLLRTAEIHGLIQKIMDHFGRLDILINNIERGGWPVVHGPYVKEQWDLEMETTLRSKRWVFDAALPFLKKSANGVVVNFSSIAGMTGRCGPAGYIFNEGYSAANRGISLLTETWARLGAPEVRVNEIMLGMVETRHGEKTRGWGLLTDDQKQAIIDHTLLQRNGTIEDVVKTTLFIIKDAPFMTGSVLRLDGGYVLGGEKMVPMPKGAENI